TTACTGTCTAATCCAATGACATTCATACATTCTTTAATTGTCCAAATGCTATTTTCAAACcgatataaaaaattatattaaaatatgttagtTGAGCTGTAAAGTGGAGGGTGGGGAGACTGTAGTATTTAAATCTGAAACCTACGCCTCTCAGTCTTATGTGCACATGGCTGTCTTTTTCTTTGTATGTGTTATTCATGCATGTCACAGGTTTATGTTGATCAGCTGGATGAAGACACTGTGGCTGTGACAAGGCATTGCCCCAGCACACATCAGTCTGTTGTAACTGTGTCTCGTACAGCATTTAAAAACCCAGAAACACACAAATACAAAGAGCATCTGGCCCCCATGTACATCCCAGGTAAAGACACGTACACATGTGCACACGTGCTAAGCGCTTTTTACTTTCCAATTACGCTGTTGAAATCAAAGTCATCTAATGTTGTAGagtcttatttttttcttcaaatatcCTTGAAGTACATCTCATTTGTAGTCAGTGGAACTTATAAACCAGTTAGACATGTTCTGTCTAATCTGTCATCTTGTTATACAGGTAAAATTGAGGAGGTGATTTTAGAGGCACGTACAGTCGAGAGAAACGCTGAGTCATATGTGAAAGATGAGTCGTGCGTTAACGGCCTGCCGAACTACACGGTTGTGATCCGTGAACACATCCAGGTAACATGACACTAGTGCTGCGACATGAAAGGAAGGGGTTGTCATCAACACATTTATGTCTGTATGCTGTCCTCAGGCAGAAAAAAGACTAACAGAAAAAGAACCTGTTCTGTGTGAGTTCTTGGTAGTAATTGGTATGCTCCTTTTTCCTGGAATTCACTAGCTACGTGTATAGTTACTTGAATGTGCAGATACTTGTGTGCAGATGTTGTCCCTACTAATGTAGGCCTGAATATAacacatatttttgttttcagTTAAAGGACAGTGAAATTGCAAAACAGGGAGATGCCACCACAAAGGGTCGCATTGAGTTTGTTGAGGAGATTTTGTTTGAAAAGCTTACTCCTGGTAGTGTAATTGCATTCAGGTAATCAAACACGCACCAAATGCAAGCAACCCTTTTTAATGCAATCCCACCTACTAACAGGttctgtgatgaagagataatcagtgttattcacttcacctgtcactggtcataaatataaatataatataatatataaatattctgtataatatatatatatataaatctaatattacacacacacacgtctggttcactatctttgtgggggctccccatagacgtaatggtttttataccgtacaacagtacattctatccccctacactgcccctaaacctacccatcacaggaaacattctgcatttttactttttttaaaaaactcatcctgtatgatttctAAGCCTTTTAAAAAGTTGGGACCGCTGGCTGCACAACACAAATATTGTGCAACCCTTCTtgccattaaaattaaaatagctTCTGAAGCTGGCAAGGTATTTAACCACAAACAACCCAACAAAAATATAATGCTGTGATACTACAAAATCATGGTGGTCATAGGTTGCATAAAAGTagtaaaaaaatactgttttttttttttcacacagcACATCGTGCACAGTTTAAAGGAAATTCCAAAGATTTTTCTATACCACTTAATCTTTCAATCTCAAAAAGCACAAAAGCACTTGGATTATAGACCACAATTCACATAGACCACTTTTATAGTGCTTTTAAAGTGCTCTTATGTCCTTTTTGGAGATTGAAAGGTCTAGCAGTATGGAAAAAATGTGTGTGAGTTCCATCTGAAAACATAACCGCATTTGATTGTTTAAAGGGACGTGAGCGTGaatcatttttaggtgaactgttactttaaatgaatattaatgaataaaTTTCAACATGTTACGGATTTCCCAGGGTGAGTCTTGATCCAAACTCTCAGAAAATGGTTGGCTACTTGCGAACTCAACTCTCACAGTTCAACCGGCTGTATAAATCCGGCAGTCTAACCGACAGCAATGTTCCTGGCATCCTGAAAATAGCTCTAGAATTGTAAGTCATATTTACCTTTATCTTGTTTGAACTCAATTCTCATTCAATGCATTTGTTTATAAAGCCAAACATCATCTATGCTGCTGTTTAACAGTTCATTAAATGAATCAGTTCCGTTGCTTTCGACTTAATTCTCTCACTAAGGTCTGTTGTTTTAAATTACATGGCAGTTTAATGTCCAAACTGACTCTGGCCGAGCTGAACGTGTTATTATTCCGCTGTGATGCGGAAGAACAGGAAGATGGTGGTGGCTGCTACAATATACCATCCTGGATGCCGCTGAAGTACGGAGGCCTACAAGGTACCACACTACCCAGATAACATCGGTAACAACACTGTAGTCATGTGACTGTGAATAAATATCATGCTTTCATTACTCACAGGTTTTGTGTCAGTGTTGTCTGAGATTCGTCCAAAAAATGACCTCGGACATCCGTTCTGTGACAATCTCAGGCAAGGTGATTGGATGATCGATTACGTGAGCACTCGCCTGATGAATAAAGGCGGAGCTCTGCGGGAGGTAGGAAAGGAAATAGTTTTTTtagtaatgtttaaaaaaaaacttaactcTGTGCAATTGTAGAAATGTTTTGCGCACTTTGATGTAGCATACTTTTTGTCTAAGTTAATATTTCTGATTTTTCACAGGTCGGAAAGTGGTTTAGTGCTGTATTTACATACCTCAAGCATATTCCACGCTACTTAGTGCCATGCTATTTTGATGCCATTATTGTTGGGGCGTATGCCACGGCTGTAGATGCAGTTTTCAACCAAATGTCAAGGTTTGATTTGTTCTCTGTATACgtttgatattttgttagtaatgtgtttaataatgtgTGTAATTGGTTCCATTGAAATGACAGCTTTGTTCAGACCGGGTCGACCCTGGTCAAGCAGCTGGCCCTGGGGTCAGTTCAGATGTGTGGGGTGGGTCATGTCCCTGCCCTGCCGCCTCTCTCTCCTGAACTGGAGGATGTCCCGGTCCGACTCAACAGTGTAACCAAACAAGAGGAGCAGTGTTGCGTTTCTCTTGCTGCAGGTTGGATTCATACACATTGTCATCTAATGTAAATAATTTGATTGCCTGAGCTatttatatttacttcatgcATAAATTTCCTAAAACATGGCCTTTTTAGGACAATTAGCTCCCATTACATAGTGTCTAAAATTGAGATGCCATGCCTATAATATCATACATATAATGCCATATTTACATACTTTGTTGACATTGCAAAttgattaaaataattgttattgATGTACCAACTCATACacttctatttttttatttctattttgctTTAATTGTGTGGGAGTGACAATTAAATAAGCTAACATTTTTACATAGAGTACTATAACAAGTAGAAAAATGCAACTTAATATGAACTAATTttagattattttaatttttatgtgTGTATAAATTGTATGTTTATAAACGATAGATGCATTTAAAATTTTAGGATGGGGTCCCTCACACGGGGatgatcataattttttaaaagattaaaaacaACTGCTTTACAGCTTTTTGTCACACCTCGATAAATCCCAATTGTTCAAAACCAGTTTAAACCCAATCAACACTTTTTCTACACACCTAGATTACAGACTCATAGGTGTTCAATCAATGCATCTTCATTTTTATGCAAAGAAACCTTGCAGCTCCAGCTATAATTGCATCTTTTTCTTACACTTTTACTGTATATGTTGAATCATATTTAAGATTAAATATCTTTGTATACAATTTCAATGTATATGGCCATCCAGAGTATGTgaatgtaattattatattataatttgatGAACTCCATTACTAAGAATGGGGTCAGAAAAGTAGCCTCATTTTCCAAAAATCATGCATCCAGTGAGGAAGATCATCTTTAACTTAGGGCCCAACAATTAAAGGTTCTGTTCTTCGCAATTCCATcattcaaactttagttagtttgtaatgttgctgttagagcataaataatacctgtacaattataaagctcaaagttcaatgccaagcaagatattttatttaacagaagttccctttcaaagcctacagcgaacggccggtttggactacactcctgcacttccttcaggaatgacgtcactagaaccgtttgttgactaaccctccgcccacaagtacacgcaaaatagggggtgtggtgttgttgctctctcacatggagaagagcgcgcattcagcgcttgcatctcccagttatggtaagaggcgggacctttccgggcaaagtgcgctaagctgctgtccaatcacaacacgggaagcgctggcccaatcagaacgcgttacgtatttctgaaagagggacttcatagaacaagaaaatcatcaggccgtttttaggacagaggaaacagcgctgtacagataagtaaattgtgtgaaaaatactgtgtttttttacacgcaaaacatgaactcatgttatattgcacactgtaaacataatcaaagcttcgaaaacacgcaaagaacgggacctttaaacaaaaaaatctcaCATCAAATTTttatgggggaaaaaacaacAGCTAGCTTCAACCATCAACctgttaaatattttattatcccttccatattaaaaaaatattaaaatataaaaaaaattaaataacgaCACTACATcaataatcatttaaatggATTTGAAATGTAAACTTCATACAGTGTGTAAGGCCAGGTTTAAAATGTATCAGTCAATTTTAGTTTCCTACTGCCCATAAatcttcaacaaaaaaaaaatcatcgaACAAGTtactaaaaattttaatttcatctGTGTAGGTCTGCCGCATTTTTCCACTGGAATCTTTCGCTGCTGGGGGCGAGACACGTTCATTGCTCTGCGTGGTCTCATGCTTTTGACGGGGAGGTACCTGGAGGCCAGGTGAGCGATTTTAGAATGCATACTATACATATATGTCATTctgaaattatgttttaatttgGTGTGATTCCAACAGAAATATCATCTTAGCCTTTGCTGGCACGATGCGCCACGGTCTGATCCCTAATCTGCTGGGTCAGGGTGTCGCAGCCCGTTATAACTGCCGTGATGCAGTGTGGTGGTGGCTTCAGTGTATCCAGGACTACTGTAACATCGTGCCCAACGGCACAGATATTCTAACGTGCCCTGTGTCACGTATGTATCCCACTGATGATTCTGAGGCGCAGCCCTTGGGGACAGTGGTAAGAAGAAAGGAAACGATCTCTGACTGCTTATTATACTTGATACAGTACAATAGACCTTAGTCAGGGTAGCGCCATAATTAATTTTTCACAGGAAATAAAACTAGGCTGTGATGGGTAGAATTAAAGTGTGTTTAGTTTTGAACTGTTTCACAACATACTGATTGTTCAGCTGATGAAACATCTTTCAAAAAATTATTCAGTAAAGCTCCAGATTTAAAAGTTTAGACTGTTTAGATTGTAAAGACTGTACATCAATCCCTCATAGCCTAGTTTTCATACACATTCAATTCAATATGGCATGTAGCCTGAACCTTCAGTgcttcagttttttttaacttttttaataatttgttgCACTTCCATATAACATCCAAAACATTAGCcactgagttttttttttaaacataacatttttatgattttgctttaCAATTGCCTATTGCATTAGCATTGGttagcaagtttttttttaatgaaaatgtgtCTTTGCTCATATATTAAGTGTAATATCATATGCTTTAAAATAGATTCAGAATCATTTTTTAGATattgtttactcaccctcaagatgttccaaatgcaaaaaaaaaaaaacaggttgaGGAgcaacttgagggtaagtaaatgatgacagaaggaactatccttttaaaggtgcactatgtaggatttttgcagtaaaatattcaaaaaccactaggccagtgttatatattttgttcagttgagttcttacaatattccaaatgtttccaactatttgtaagttgtgagaaaattgctattttaatcaAGAAGCTGAGACATCTGAAGGAGTCGGCTGTCAATGGCATCATATCTGCATAACCCTCGATTCCtgattttatttggcagaaacactttactcttagcattgtgaacaagtgtcaccgcagatgctgagcgaacgcacagagtaacgtcataacataattttaaacacgctcaaatgtatctgatatgataaacagagctgcgttacctcatactcatgaccggaaagcGGAAATGGTACCCGCGGAtgtgtcccatcataataaaagtcccactgctTGCGAGGCGTTTGTTGTACAACATTCGCTCCAGCGGttttgctcagctcctcaacactcggtcctgctctgcttcatactacagtaacgttaataatagcatccatgaacatgatttctgcctgagtcctagtccgattcttttccaccggctgtgaggtgaagaccacatgtcccaagattctgagctcaaacttgccgtcatccaattacacctttgttttgaataggcgccctttagcggacggaaaaattacatagtgcagctttaacttCCATTTAATATCCAAAATATTAGCCACttgaattttaaaataaaatttaaaaaaagatttgtatgATACCATCATAAAAATGGTGCTTTTGTTGTGCTTTTCTGTCATTTTGTACTTTTCAGAGTACTATATTGAAATGTGTAGCAAtaatatttttcatatgcaactttttaatatgcatatattatcaTTGTTTCAGTTTAACTGAATGCTGTTAATATTTTTTGCTCATCACTTGTATCAGATTCATGACCAACCATTATATGTGATAATTCAAGAGGCTATGCAGCGTCATATGCAGGGAATAGAGTTCAGAGAGAGAAACGCAGGTCCGCAGATCGACCACAACATGCGACATGAAGGCGAGTTATTTTCTAAGAATGCACAGAGGACTCTGTTTTCTCATATCTGTCTCTAACCATACCTTGCTTTTGCAATTGCCCTATCACATAGGCTTTAACGTGGAAGCCAAAGTAAATGCAGAGACAGGCTTTGTTTATGGTGGAAATTGCTTCAACTGTGGGACGTGGATGGATAAAATGGGAGAGAGCGATAAAGCTCATAATAGAGGTGCTCCAGCCACACCCAGGTACTATAGTGACCTGCTAACATACCTGTCATACTGAACCTTTCTAATAAGGCTCCACTATATTTAGTACAAAAGAATGCTTTCAATGTGAAGCAGTGAGACACTGTGGCTTTGAACCTGGATATACCAGTCTACGTCAAGTGGATGATAACATTGTGTTTTTGTTCAGGGATGGCTCTGCAGTGGAGATTGTTGGTCTTAGTAAGTCAGCAGTGCGTTGGCTGATGACGATGAATGAGAGTGGAAATTTCCCATACTCCTCTGTCACAGTACACAGAGATGGTAGGTCCTCTGTAACATATTCTCATTCTCAATGAAAATGTCagagtttattattttattgccaataatgacattttatgttactttgaaattttattttaatattattttaatgatcGGTCATGATCGATCATGACCATTACAATATGGTTTGTCCAGGAGCAGAACAGTCAATATCATATAAGGAGTGGAATCAACGTATCCAAGAAAATTTTGAAAGGTTATTCTACGTGTCGGATGACCCTGCGGACCCACATGAGCAGCATCCTGACTTGGTCCACAAAACTGGCATTTACAAAGACAGTTATGGGTGCTCTAGCCCCTGGTGTGACTACCAGCTCAGGCCTAATTTCCCCATCGCCATGGTGGTGGTGAGTCCTAGTGCTTGTCAAAAATCTTTTCAAGTGCTTTGGAGATTGTCCCCTTATATACTATTTTATTTCACCAGGCACCCGAGTTGTTTACAGTGCAAAGAGCCTGGAAGGCTTTAGAGGTTGTAGAAAAGAAGCTGCTCGGTCCTCTGGGAATGAAAACACTGGACCCTGAGTAAGTAGAAAACAACATCTGATGTCTGCCTATTGACTAAGCAGCTActtttattaaagggatagttcacacaaaaatgaacattagcccatgatttacttacaAGTCCtactaggtgtatatgacattctactttcagacgaatacaatcagagtgaTATTAAAAACTGTCCTGGCTCTTTCcagcattataatgacttttttttgttttgaagcccataaaagtgcatcaatccatctGCTCCGGGacgttaataaaggccttctgaagcaaaatgatgcgtttgtgtaagaaaaatatccatatttaaaaacttacaaactgtaatctctaacttccGCTAACTGTCGTACGTGCGTTCACGAGAGACTATTTAGGTTTAAAAAATGGATAATTTTTCTTACACGACCGCatctcttcagaaggcctttattaaccctccagagccttgtggagcacttttatgatggattgatgcacttttatagactttgaaacagccattcactgcctttATAAAGCTggaaagagccaggacatttttttttatataactgtgattgcattcgtctgaaagaataaagtcatatacacctaggatgacttgagggtgagtaaatcatgggctaattttcgtTTTTtcgtgaactaaccctttaagagtgtGCTCTTCTGGCTGGCTGACTGGATGTGGTTTGATAAGTGTTTTTGTCCAGAACAAGAGTATATATGCATCTGTGAAGTCATTCGCATGTAGATGTCACAAGAAGCGTGTTTTTTTCTCCTTCATAGCTGTGATTTAGCATGTCTGTATTTGTCTAACAGTGATCTGGTGTATTGTGGCGTTTACGACAACGCCCTGGATAATGACAACTACAACTGTGCGAAAGGATTCAATTATCACCAAGGACCTGTAAGTATATACATACATTGTCTCAGATGTGAGAGatttctttgtttctttttttttaaaaaccatgcacATTTCATCATTTGTTTTCAGGAATGGCTTTGGCCAGTTGGATACTTCTTACGAGCCAAACTTCACTTCGCTAAGAAAATGGGCCTAGAGAAGTACAGCGAAAGCGTTTACCTGGTGAAGAATGTTCTGTCAAGACTTTATACCCATTTAGAAAGGTATTGCAGATCTCTCACAAAAACTAAACAATTCTTGCAGAACAGTGGAATAGATTGAATCTACAGGAGATTgaggtgtgttcacacttggcatgtttggttcgattaaaatgaaccctggtgcgattgtcctgttagtgcggttcatttaaataaatgtgaacCCTGGTGTGCACCAAACAACCCATCTTTAAGCAGTCTCTGTCTGCTTATTTGGTGCACACCAGGGttcacattcatttaaataacactTCTAAGCAACTCGTTTTGAATGAAAAATTAACGCAATAtagaccaaagacatgtaaacgaatcAAAAACGGGAcacaatgtcacaagatgcgacccTAAAAATGACAGAATGCTCAAGATGCTTGTGATGTTGTCCATCATAGTTCGGTACAGGCATCAGAACCGCGTCTCCTCGAGGTTGTGAACGTATCCCTATGCATTTAAGTTCGGCATCTTTAGGTTCGGTGTTAAAATGCCTAAGCGAACCAGGAataaatttgtttatttatttatttttggtccagaccaaacgAACCAAGCGAACTGAAccacaagtgtgaacacacccagTTTAATAATTAAGTATTTGAGTCATTTGCACAGTATACAGCAGCTCATATCTATATGTTGTCTTTGTTCTAGATCACCTTGGAAGGGTTTACCTGAGCTGACCAATGAAAACGGACAGTACTGCCCATTCAGTTGTGAAACACAGGCCTGGTCTATCGCCACTGTTCTGGAAGCCCTCTATGATCTATGATTATGTCAAGGACATTGTATATCTCACATACTTCTTGCCATTGAACTGAGAATTTCAGAGGACATTATTTTACATTCACAAGCTTGTGAAGACACAAATGTGTGCTGCTACTCTTTAATTGTTTTAGTGTTTGGTAGAAATGGAAATACTTTATACATTGATTGATACTACCAGCATATTCAGATTAGGTTTGTTGGTTAAGAGgcagatttatgcctatttgtGATTTATTAAAACAGATCTGATGATCCCTCAAGACAAAGAGCAGATTCCTTACCTTGAAATAGAGCCTTCATTTCATTCTTTAAATTCATATAAACAAAATCGTTGACCTATAAAAACAGATCTTACTTTAGTTTGACAGTATGAGTGGTCTTTCCCAAGGGCCACAAAAGCTTGTTTTTCTGCTTTCATGAACACAACAAACTACTTCATCATACGATGCCATACATGTTTTAGTCATCCGTTACAGAGTAAATGCACTTCAATTTCAAGAGTTATTTTTAATCTCAGCTTTACAGATGAGCTTAATAAAACAATCCATGCAAGAGGTTCAGTGTAAATTTAAATCTGTTACAATGTTGGCTTTTTTTCACCTTGATTTTTTTGCCCTTTCTTTTTATTCAGAAGAAAAAATTGCATGGTTAGAAAATGCTGATTTAGAAATCCAAAAATTTCTGTACATTTCTTCTGcatttaactactatgtactaacatttcaattaataatttgatacaatgcacttattgtgtaaattcatgtttttacattgtacttcaatttaaaaaaaataccagcATGTAATTCCATCTGTAATTGATTTCTTTAGTtcaatttataattacactgttgacgcTTCCCTttcacctaaccctacccttaaacttactcacaccaccacacctgtgcctaaccttacccatatcccacctcaatatcagcaaaagtgtttggcaatacaatatgaacacaataattGTAGTTAAggcacctaatataaagtgagaTCTCTTTGTCTAACCTACAGTAATTTTACAGAAAATTCAGAAAACATTAATATTCTTTAATATTCATTTAACTTTTAGAAGTTCCAAATCAATCTTCACAGAGACAGTTTAACTTAATCAGATGTGAAATTGGCTATTGAGTAGATAAATGAGTACAATTTCTCAAACAGTTTCCATCTTTTAGTTTTTATTAACCTGTTTTGtgttgaaaaacaaaattacaaaatgtGGTTACAAAATGTCttacaattatataaaaaaataatatatatatattaatgtatttttatttgtttttgttttttaaatcatatCGTCATATGTATTTTTACTACATtgtgcaaatcataaattgtcaGCAAATCTAAAACACTTTCATAGACAAATTTAGCTTACCAAGTATCTTCAAAAAGTTAGAGGTTAGACAAATTCTGCATCTGAAGAATGTAAGAAAACAACCTAATTAtggattttgttaaaaaaaaaaaaaaaaaattagtttttaatGTTTGTGCTGGTAAACAGTAATACGACATCACGATAATGAACATGAagtgttatcgtgggcacttcaaagtactgtgaatttttttttattacgaATTATTCTGATTTTTAGAATGCATTTTAAGAATACTTTACCCATCAACCGTTTAAAATCGTGTTCATCACACACAGCAATAAAATACTTTAAGATTTAAGGATATTTACTtttaaacttaaacatttttatattttaatctggaCAACATGTACTTGATATTGTTTGAATAAGTTCTGATCATGAGTTCTGTCGCTCATTAAGTTaattcattagttaacataaacTGACATTGCAACATCAAAAATTGCAACATGTAATTTGATAACGTCCCATAGCAGGCCCACATTCTATTCATTAGGAGTCTGGAAGCAAGCTTGTGCGTTTATCGATGCAGCAAAATTTGCCTACAATAACAGGTATGTCTAGTACTGAGTGAGTTTAGATATAGTCCTATGTCATGTTCATGAGCAACTCATCTCATCTGGTGACCGCCCACTgatatggcaagccgttttgacttttattcattcaCAGGATACTAATTCTTGACATCAACAATTCAATTTTCACTAGTTAAAATGCTAATTCTTGACATCAACAATTCACTTTTCACTAGTTAAAATGCTAAttattgatatcaacaattcacttttcactagttaaaatgctaattattgatatcaacaattcaaTTTTTACTAGTTAAAATGCTAATCATAGATATCAACAATTCAATTTTCATTAGTTAAAATGctaattattgatataaaaaattcAGTTTTCATTAGTTAAAATGCTTATTATTGATTTCAACAATTAAATTTCTACTAGTAATAActttaattctttatattttcaCTATAGTGAAATGTCACCATAGGCTGACATTCAAATTCAATTGTTCATATCAGGAatttaattcttgatatcaacagtTATTGTTTCGGATTACAATTTAATTGTTGATTTCAAGAATTCAAATCCTgtaaat
This DNA window, taken from Pseudorasbora parva isolate DD20220531a chromosome 24, ASM2467924v1, whole genome shotgun sequence, encodes the following:
- the LOC137063640 gene encoding glycogen debranching enzyme-like isoform X1 produces the protein MFRGQQTRVLLLNDMERLERTLFRLEQGFELQFRLGPTLQGKNVNVHTDYPAPGKKFIGSSFRQLEWVNPSGREDDSDKYCTLDLEIAGSYQYYFGCGNERRTGGGYIVVDPVLRVGHERKILPLDCITIQTYLAKCLGHLDEWQDRLRVAKETGYNMIHFTPLQKLGLSRSCYSIADQLELNPDFSPPGKNYTWMDVGNLTEKLKKEWNVICITDVVYNHTAANSKWIRLHPECGYNLVNSLHLKPAWLLDRALWHFSGAVADGKYSDSGLPPLIEDEKHINVLRGLLWTEIFSQLKLWEFLQVNVEKAVEQFRKVLQAGNKPEGPELEGKPKLKIIQDSQYRRLSNTVDMQLALEMFGRHTNGPKSIQESCDWFKKSLEELNVECYKEMHSHHEKAINCIVGTVCYERLATHGPQLGPVNRTNPLVTRYFTFPFEDMPMEQETQLMQNQNDACHLLAHNGWVMGDDPLRNFAEAGSNVYLRRELVCWGDSVKLRYGDKPEDCPYLWAHMKKYTEITAKHFSGVRLDNCHSTPLHVAEYMLAVARQHRPDLYVVAELFTGSEELDNVFMTRLGITSLIREAMSAGDSHEEGRLVYRFGGEPVGSFVQPNLRPLLPSIAHAMFLDVTHDNECPIQIRSAYDALPSSAIVSMACCASGSTRGYDELVPHQISVVKEERLYPKWNPEALPSSVGEVNLQTGIMAGKLALNKLHQELAEKGFTQVYVDQLDEDTVAVTRHCPSTHQSVVTVSRTAFKNPETHKYKEHLAPMYIPGKIEEVILEARTVERNAESYVKDESCVNGLPNYTVVIREHIQLKDSEIAKQGDATTKGRIEFVEEILFEKLTPGSVIAFRVSLDPNSQKMVGYLRTQLSQFNRLYKSGSLTDSNVPGILKIALEFLMSKLTLAELNVLLFRCDAEEQEDGGGCYNIPSWMPLKYGGLQGFVSVLSEIRPKNDLGHPFCDNLRQGDWMIDYVSTRLMNKGGALREVGKWFSAVFTYLKHIPRYLVPCYFDAIIVGAYATAVDAVFNQMSSFVQTGSTLVKQLALGSVQMCGVGHVPALPPLSPELEDVPVRLNSVTKQEEQCCVSLAAGLPHFSTGIFRCWGRDTFIALRGLMLLTGRYLEARNIILAFAGTMRHGLIPNLLGQGVAARYNCRDAVWWWLQCIQDYCNIVPNGTDILTCPVSRMYPTDDSEAQPLGTVIHDQPLYVIIQEAMQRHMQGIEFRERNAGPQIDHNMRHEGFNVEAKVNAETGFVYGGNCFNCGTWMDKMGESDKAHNRGAPATPRDGSAVEIVGLSKSAVRWLMTMNESGNFPYSSVTVHRDGAEQSISYKEWNQRIQENFERLFYVSDDPADPHEQHPDLVHKTGIYKDSYGCSSPWCDYQLRPNFPIAMVVAPELFTVQRAWKALEVVEKKLLGPLGMKTLDPDDLVYCGVYDNALDNDNYNCAKGFNYHQGPEWLWPVGYFLRAKLHFAKKMGLEKYSESVYLVKNVLSRLYTHLERSPWKGLPELTNENGQYCPFSCETQAWSIATVLEALYDL
- the LOC137063640 gene encoding glycogen debranching enzyme-like isoform X2 encodes the protein MFRGQQTRVLLLNDMERLERTLFRLEQGFELQFRLGPTLQGKNVNVHTDYPAPGKKFIGSSFRQLEWVNPSGREDDSDKYCTLDLEIAGSYQYYFGCGNERRTGGGYIVVDPVLRVGHERKILPLDCITIQTYLAKCLGHLDEWQDRLRVAKETGYNMIHFTPLQKLGLSRSCYSIADQLELNPDFSPPGKNYTWMDVGNLTEKLKKEWNVICITDVVYNHTAANSKWIRLHPECGYNLVNSLHLKPAWLLDRALWHFSGAVADGKYSDSGLPPLIEDEKHINVLRGLLWTEIFSQLKLWEFLQVNVEKAVEQFRKVLQAGNKPEGPELEGKPKLKIIQDSQYRRLSNTVDMQLALEMFGRHTNGPKSIQESCDWFKKSLEELNVECYKEMHSHHEKAINCIVGTVCYERLATHGPQLGPVNRTNPLVTRYFTFPFEDMPMEQETQLMQNQNDACHLLAHNGWVMGDDPLRNFAEAGSNVYLRRELVCWGDSVKLRYGDKPEDCPYLWAHMKKYTEITAKHFSGVRLDNCHSTPLHVAEAMLAAARVVRPNLYVIAELFTGSEELDNLFVNRLGITSLVREAMSAGDSHEEGRLVYRFGGEPVGSFVQPNLRPLLPSIAHAMFLDVTHDNECPIQIRSAYDALPSSAIVSMACCASGSTRGYDELVPHQISVVKEERLYPKWNPEALPSSVGEVNLQTGIMAGKLALNKLHQELAEKGFTQVYVDQLDEDTVAVTRHCPSTHQSVVTVSRTAFKNPETHKYKEHLAPMYIPGKIEEVILEARTVERNAESYVKDESCVNGLPNYTVVIREHIQLKDSEIAKQGDATTKGRIEFVEEILFEKLTPGSVIAFRVSLDPNSQKMVGYLRTQLSQFNRLYKSGSLTDSNVPGILKIALEFLMSKLTLAELNVLLFRCDAEEQEDGGGCYNIPSWMPLKYGGLQGFVSVLSEIRPKNDLGHPFCDNLRQGDWMIDYVSTRLMNKGGALREVGKWFSAVFTYLKHIPRYLVPCYFDAIIVGAYATAVDAVFNQMSSFVQTGSTLVKQLALGSVQMCGVGHVPALPPLSPELEDVPVRLNSVTKQEEQCCVSLAAGLPHFSTGIFRCWGRDTFIALRGLMLLTGRYLEARNIILAFAGTMRHGLIPNLLGQGVAARYNCRDAVWWWLQCIQDYCNIVPNGTDILTCPVSRMYPTDDSEAQPLGTVIHDQPLYVIIQEAMQRHMQGIEFRERNAGPQIDHNMRHEGFNVEAKVNAETGFVYGGNCFNCGTWMDKMGESDKAHNRGAPATPRDGSAVEIVGLSKSAVRWLMTMNESGNFPYSSVTVHRDGAEQSISYKEWNQRIQENFERLFYVSDDPADPHEQHPDLVHKTGIYKDSYGCSSPWCDYQLRPNFPIAMVVAPELFTVQRAWKALEVVEKKLLGPLGMKTLDPDDLVYCGVYDNALDNDNYNCAKGFNYHQGPEWLWPVGYFLRAKLHFAKKMGLEKYSESVYLVKNVLSRLYTHLERSPWKGLPELTNENGQYCPFSCETQAWSIATVLEALYDL